The proteins below come from a single Agelaius phoeniceus isolate bAgePho1 chromosome 22, bAgePho1.hap1, whole genome shotgun sequence genomic window:
- the EXTL1 gene encoding exostosin-like 1 isoform X2, protein MQTRKKYIFLTFLASWLLLFFFGGDQLRRFAFFSARKAEARRSWPRWTDQSLLKSFAEPEELQRDGDPPLLSPRERRAAWLSIYRSSRCRMETCFDLSRCERNGFKVFTYPQERGQPISETYSKILSSIERSRYHTARPEEACLFILGIDTLDRDRLSGHYVRDVEEKIHSSPLWNGGRNHLIFNLYSGTWPSYGGELGFDPGHAILARASSDSRSFRPGFDVSIPLFPREHPQRGGHGGRLRRGSVPPKKKFLLVFKGKRYLTGIGSSTRNALHHIHNGKDIISLTTCKHGKDWEKHKDTRCDKDNVDYERFDYQELLHNSTFCIVPRGRRLGSFRFLEALQAACIPVLLSDGWELPFAEAIDWGKAAVVGSERLLLQIPSAVRCIHPERVLAFQQQTQFLWDAYFSSVDKIVHTTLEIIKDRLNPHRSRSRLLWNALPGGLLVLPEFSTHLGDFPFYYLHHGYSPSRKFTAFIRAVSQAGSLSQPILRLIQAVSGSQYCAQIVILWSCEKPPPPSGKWPQSSVPLTIIQGRRKLSDRFFPFGAIQTDAVLSLDEDTTLSTSESHFWDAERGRWGYTSKWTNELSMVLTAAAFYHRYRARRGCGGRAGGSATPAPHPFSPSRYYHSLFTEYLPAGLRELVDGLAACEDILMNVLVAAVTKLPPIKVTQRKQHKEGVARQAECGEGAAGTPSGPHPAPAGPGGTTAGGRRLSQRQDCLDQLANWFGYMPLVSSRLRLDPVLFKDQVSVLRKKYPSLEKP, encoded by the exons ATGCAGACCAGgaagaaatacattttcctgACTTTCCTGGCCTCTTGgctcctgcttttcttcttcgGAGGGGACCAGCTGCGCCGTTTCGCTTTCTTTTCTGCGAGGAAAGCAGAAGCCCGGAGGAGCTGGCCCCGCTGGACGGATCAGTCCCTCCTCAAAAGCTTTGCAGAGCccgaggagctgcagagggatggggaccctcccctgctgtccccccgGGAGCGGCGGGCGGCGTGGCTGAGCATCTACAGGAGCAGCAGGTGCCGGATGGAAACCTGCTTCGACCTCTCCAGGTGCGAGAGGAACGGCTTCAAAGTGTTCACCTACCCCCAGGAGCGGGGCCAGCCCATCTCAGAGACCtacagcaaaatcctcagctccATCGAGCGCTCGCGGTACCACACGGCCCGGCCCGAGGAAGCCTGCCTCTTCATCCTCGGCATCGACACGCTGGACCGCGACCGCCTCTCGGGCCACTACGTCCGCGACGTGGAGGAGAAAATCCACAGCTCCCCGCTCTGGAACGGCGGCCGCAACCACCTCATCTTCAACCTCTACTCGGGCACCTGGCCCAGCTACGGCGGCGAGCTGGGCTTCGACCCCGGGCACGCCATCCTGGCCAGAGCCAGCTCCGACAGCCGCAGCTTCCGGCCCGGCTTCGACGTCTCCATCCCGCTGTTCCCCCGGGAGCACCCCCAGCGCGGCGGCCACGGGGGGAGGCTGCGGAGGGGCTCGGTGCCCCCCAagaagaaattcctgctggtgttCAAGGGGAAGCGGTACCTGACGGGCATCGGCTCCAGCACGCGGAACGCGCTGCACCACATCCACAACGGGAAGGACATCATCTCCCTGACCACCTGCAAGCACGGCAAGGACTGGGAGAAGCACAAGGACACGCGCTGTGACAAGGACAACGTGGACTACGAGAG GTTTGActaccaggagctgctgcacaaCTCCACCTTCTGCATCGTGCCCCGGGGCAGGCGCCTGGGCTCCTTCCGCTTCCTCGAGGCTCTGCAG GCTGCCTGCATCCCGGTGCTGCTGAGTgatggctgggagctgccctttGCCGAGGCCATCGACTGGGGCAAGGCTGCTGTCGTGGGCAGCGagaggctcctgctgcag ATCCCCTCTGCCGTGCGCTGCATCCACCCCGAGCGCGTGCTGGCCTTCCAGCAGCAGACCCAGTTCCTGTGGGATGCCTACTTCTCCTCCGTGGACAAGATCGTGCACACCACGCTGGAG ATCATCAAGGACCGCCTGAATCCGCACCGCTCCCGCTCCCGCCtgctctggaacgcgctgcccggggggctcctggtgctgcccgAATTCTCCACCCACCTCGGGGATTTTCCCTTCTACTACCTGCACCACG GCTACAGCCCCTCCAGGAAGTTCACGGCGTTCATCCGGGCGGTCTCGCAGGCAGGCTCGCTGTCCCAGCCCATCCTCAGGCTCATCCAAGCCGTGTCTGGATCCCAGTACTGCGCCCAG ATCGTGATCCTGTGGAGCTGCGAGAAGCCACCGCCCCCGAGCGGGAAATGGCCCCAGAGCAGCGTGCCCCTGACCatcatccagggcaggaggaag CTCAGCGACCGCTTCTTCCCGTTCGGGGCCATCCAGACGGACGCGGTGCTGAGCCTGGACGAGGACACCACCCTCTCCACCAGCGAG AGCCACTTCTGGGACGCCGAGCGGGGCCGCTGGGGCTACACCTCCAAATGGACCAACGAGCTCTCCATGGTGCTCACCGCCGCCGCCTTCTACCACCGGTACCGGGCCCGGAGGGGctgcgggggccgggccgggggctcaGCCACCCCTGCCCCTCACCCGTTCTCCCCCTCCAGGTACTACCACAGCCTCTTCACCGAGTACCTGCCCGCGGGGCTGCGGGAGCTGGTGGACGGGCTGGCGGCCTGCGAGGACATCCTGATGAACGTGCTGGTGGCCGCTGTCACCAAGCTGCCGCCCATCAAGGTGACGCAGCGCAAGCAGCACAAGGAGGGGGTGGCCCGGCAGGCGGAGTGCGGCGAGGGGGCTGCGGGGACCCCCTCGGGCCCGCACCCCGCTCCTGCCGGGCCGGGGGGCACCACGGCCGGCGGCCGGCGCCTCTCCCAGCGCCAGGACTGCCTGGACCAGCTGGCGAACTGGTTTGGCTACATGCCCCTGGTGTCCTCCCGGCTGCGCCTCGACCCCGTCCTCTTCAAGGACCAGGTCTCGGTGCTGCGCAAGAAGTACCCGAGCCTGGAGAAGCCGTGA
- the EXTL1 gene encoding exostosin-like 1 isoform X1, with product MQTRKKYIFLTFLASWLLLFFFGGDQLRRFAFFSARKAEARRSWPRWTDQSLLKSFAEPEELQRDGDPPLLSPRERRAAWLSIYRSSRCRMETCFDLSRCERNGFKVFTYPQERGQPISETYSKILSSIERSRYHTARPEEACLFILGIDTLDRDRLSGHYVRDVEEKIHSSPLWNGGRNHLIFNLYSGTWPSYGGELGFDPGHAILARASSDSRSFRPGFDVSIPLFPREHPQRGGHGGRLRRGSVPPKKKFLLVFKGKRYLTGIGSSTRNALHHIHNGKDIISLTTCKHGKDWEKHKDTRCDKDNVDYERFDYQELLHNSTFCIVPRGRRLGSFRFLEALQAACIPVLLSDGWELPFAEAIDWGKAAVVGSERLLLQIPSAVRCIHPERVLAFQQQTQFLWDAYFSSVDKIVHTTLEIIKDRLNPHRSRSRLLWNALPGGLLVLPEFSTHLGDFPFYYLHHGYSPSRKFTAFIRAVSQAGSLSQPILRLIQAVSGSQYCAQIVILWSCEKPPPPSGKWPQSSVPLTIIQGRRKLSDRFFPFGAIQTDAVLSLDEDTTLSTSEVDFAFSVWLSFPERIVGFPTQSHFWDAERGRWGYTSKWTNELSMVLTAAAFYHRYRARRGCGGRAGGSATPAPHPFSPSRYYHSLFTEYLPAGLRELVDGLAACEDILMNVLVAAVTKLPPIKVTQRKQHKEGVARQAECGEGAAGTPSGPHPAPAGPGGTTAGGRRLSQRQDCLDQLANWFGYMPLVSSRLRLDPVLFKDQVSVLRKKYPSLEKP from the exons ATGCAGACCAGgaagaaatacattttcctgACTTTCCTGGCCTCTTGgctcctgcttttcttcttcgGAGGGGACCAGCTGCGCCGTTTCGCTTTCTTTTCTGCGAGGAAAGCAGAAGCCCGGAGGAGCTGGCCCCGCTGGACGGATCAGTCCCTCCTCAAAAGCTTTGCAGAGCccgaggagctgcagagggatggggaccctcccctgctgtccccccgGGAGCGGCGGGCGGCGTGGCTGAGCATCTACAGGAGCAGCAGGTGCCGGATGGAAACCTGCTTCGACCTCTCCAGGTGCGAGAGGAACGGCTTCAAAGTGTTCACCTACCCCCAGGAGCGGGGCCAGCCCATCTCAGAGACCtacagcaaaatcctcagctccATCGAGCGCTCGCGGTACCACACGGCCCGGCCCGAGGAAGCCTGCCTCTTCATCCTCGGCATCGACACGCTGGACCGCGACCGCCTCTCGGGCCACTACGTCCGCGACGTGGAGGAGAAAATCCACAGCTCCCCGCTCTGGAACGGCGGCCGCAACCACCTCATCTTCAACCTCTACTCGGGCACCTGGCCCAGCTACGGCGGCGAGCTGGGCTTCGACCCCGGGCACGCCATCCTGGCCAGAGCCAGCTCCGACAGCCGCAGCTTCCGGCCCGGCTTCGACGTCTCCATCCCGCTGTTCCCCCGGGAGCACCCCCAGCGCGGCGGCCACGGGGGGAGGCTGCGGAGGGGCTCGGTGCCCCCCAagaagaaattcctgctggtgttCAAGGGGAAGCGGTACCTGACGGGCATCGGCTCCAGCACGCGGAACGCGCTGCACCACATCCACAACGGGAAGGACATCATCTCCCTGACCACCTGCAAGCACGGCAAGGACTGGGAGAAGCACAAGGACACGCGCTGTGACAAGGACAACGTGGACTACGAGAG GTTTGActaccaggagctgctgcacaaCTCCACCTTCTGCATCGTGCCCCGGGGCAGGCGCCTGGGCTCCTTCCGCTTCCTCGAGGCTCTGCAG GCTGCCTGCATCCCGGTGCTGCTGAGTgatggctgggagctgccctttGCCGAGGCCATCGACTGGGGCAAGGCTGCTGTCGTGGGCAGCGagaggctcctgctgcag ATCCCCTCTGCCGTGCGCTGCATCCACCCCGAGCGCGTGCTGGCCTTCCAGCAGCAGACCCAGTTCCTGTGGGATGCCTACTTCTCCTCCGTGGACAAGATCGTGCACACCACGCTGGAG ATCATCAAGGACCGCCTGAATCCGCACCGCTCCCGCTCCCGCCtgctctggaacgcgctgcccggggggctcctggtgctgcccgAATTCTCCACCCACCTCGGGGATTTTCCCTTCTACTACCTGCACCACG GCTACAGCCCCTCCAGGAAGTTCACGGCGTTCATCCGGGCGGTCTCGCAGGCAGGCTCGCTGTCCCAGCCCATCCTCAGGCTCATCCAAGCCGTGTCTGGATCCCAGTACTGCGCCCAG ATCGTGATCCTGTGGAGCTGCGAGAAGCCACCGCCCCCGAGCGGGAAATGGCCCCAGAGCAGCGTGCCCCTGACCatcatccagggcaggaggaag CTCAGCGACCGCTTCTTCCCGTTCGGGGCCATCCAGACGGACGCGGTGCTGAGCCTGGACGAGGACACCACCCTCTCCACCAGCGAG GTGGATTTTGCCTTCTCGGTGTGGCTCAGCTTCCCCGAGCGCATCGTGGGCTTCCCCACGCAGAGCCACTTCTGGGACGCCGAGCGGGGCCGCTGGGGCTACACCTCCAAATGGACCAACGAGCTCTCCATGGTGCTCACCGCCGCCGCCTTCTACCACCGGTACCGGGCCCGGAGGGGctgcgggggccgggccgggggctcaGCCACCCCTGCCCCTCACCCGTTCTCCCCCTCCAGGTACTACCACAGCCTCTTCACCGAGTACCTGCCCGCGGGGCTGCGGGAGCTGGTGGACGGGCTGGCGGCCTGCGAGGACATCCTGATGAACGTGCTGGTGGCCGCTGTCACCAAGCTGCCGCCCATCAAGGTGACGCAGCGCAAGCAGCACAAGGAGGGGGTGGCCCGGCAGGCGGAGTGCGGCGAGGGGGCTGCGGGGACCCCCTCGGGCCCGCACCCCGCTCCTGCCGGGCCGGGGGGCACCACGGCCGGCGGCCGGCGCCTCTCCCAGCGCCAGGACTGCCTGGACCAGCTGGCGAACTGGTTTGGCTACATGCCCCTGGTGTCCTCCCGGCTGCGCCTCGACCCCGTCCTCTTCAAGGACCAGGTCTCGGTGCTGCGCAAGAAGTACCCGAGCCTGGAGAAGCCGTGA
- the EXTL1 gene encoding exostosin-like 1 isoform X4, whose amino-acid sequence MQTRKKYIFLTFLASWLLLFFFGGDQLRRFAFFSARKAEARRSWPRWTDQSLLKSFAEPEELQRDGDPPLLSPRERRAAWLSIYRSSRCRMETCFDLSRCERNGFKVFTYPQERGQPISETYSKILSSIERSRYHTARPEEACLFILGIDTLDRDRLSGHYVRDVEEKIHSSPLWNGGRNHLIFNLYSGTWPSYGGELGFDPGHAILARASSDSRSFRPGFDVSIPLFPREHPQRGGHGGRLRRGSVPPKKKFLLVFKGKRYLTGIGSSTRNALHHIHNGKDIISLTTCKHGKDWEKHKDTRCDKDNVDYERFDYQELLHNSTFCIVPRGRRLGSFRFLEALQAACIPVLLSDGWELPFAEAIDWGKAAVVGSERLLLQIPSAVRCIHPERVLAFQQQTQFLWDAYFSSVDKIVHTTLEIIKDRLNPHRSRSRLLWNALPGGLLVLPEFSTHLGDFPFYYLHHGYSPSRKFTAFIRAVSQAGSLSQPILRLIQAVSGSQYCAQIVILWSCEKPPPPSGKWPQSSVPLTIIQGRRKLSDRFFPFGAIQTDAVLSLDEDTTLSTSESHFWDAERGRWGYTSKWTNELSMVLTAAAFYHRYYHSLFTEYLPAGLRELVDGLAACEDILMNVLVAAVTKLPPIKVTQRKQHKEGVARQAECGEGAAGTPSGPHPAPAGPGGTTAGGRRLSQRQDCLDQLANWFGYMPLVSSRLRLDPVLFKDQVSVLRKKYPSLEKP is encoded by the exons ATGCAGACCAGgaagaaatacattttcctgACTTTCCTGGCCTCTTGgctcctgcttttcttcttcgGAGGGGACCAGCTGCGCCGTTTCGCTTTCTTTTCTGCGAGGAAAGCAGAAGCCCGGAGGAGCTGGCCCCGCTGGACGGATCAGTCCCTCCTCAAAAGCTTTGCAGAGCccgaggagctgcagagggatggggaccctcccctgctgtccccccgGGAGCGGCGGGCGGCGTGGCTGAGCATCTACAGGAGCAGCAGGTGCCGGATGGAAACCTGCTTCGACCTCTCCAGGTGCGAGAGGAACGGCTTCAAAGTGTTCACCTACCCCCAGGAGCGGGGCCAGCCCATCTCAGAGACCtacagcaaaatcctcagctccATCGAGCGCTCGCGGTACCACACGGCCCGGCCCGAGGAAGCCTGCCTCTTCATCCTCGGCATCGACACGCTGGACCGCGACCGCCTCTCGGGCCACTACGTCCGCGACGTGGAGGAGAAAATCCACAGCTCCCCGCTCTGGAACGGCGGCCGCAACCACCTCATCTTCAACCTCTACTCGGGCACCTGGCCCAGCTACGGCGGCGAGCTGGGCTTCGACCCCGGGCACGCCATCCTGGCCAGAGCCAGCTCCGACAGCCGCAGCTTCCGGCCCGGCTTCGACGTCTCCATCCCGCTGTTCCCCCGGGAGCACCCCCAGCGCGGCGGCCACGGGGGGAGGCTGCGGAGGGGCTCGGTGCCCCCCAagaagaaattcctgctggtgttCAAGGGGAAGCGGTACCTGACGGGCATCGGCTCCAGCACGCGGAACGCGCTGCACCACATCCACAACGGGAAGGACATCATCTCCCTGACCACCTGCAAGCACGGCAAGGACTGGGAGAAGCACAAGGACACGCGCTGTGACAAGGACAACGTGGACTACGAGAG GTTTGActaccaggagctgctgcacaaCTCCACCTTCTGCATCGTGCCCCGGGGCAGGCGCCTGGGCTCCTTCCGCTTCCTCGAGGCTCTGCAG GCTGCCTGCATCCCGGTGCTGCTGAGTgatggctgggagctgccctttGCCGAGGCCATCGACTGGGGCAAGGCTGCTGTCGTGGGCAGCGagaggctcctgctgcag ATCCCCTCTGCCGTGCGCTGCATCCACCCCGAGCGCGTGCTGGCCTTCCAGCAGCAGACCCAGTTCCTGTGGGATGCCTACTTCTCCTCCGTGGACAAGATCGTGCACACCACGCTGGAG ATCATCAAGGACCGCCTGAATCCGCACCGCTCCCGCTCCCGCCtgctctggaacgcgctgcccggggggctcctggtgctgcccgAATTCTCCACCCACCTCGGGGATTTTCCCTTCTACTACCTGCACCACG GCTACAGCCCCTCCAGGAAGTTCACGGCGTTCATCCGGGCGGTCTCGCAGGCAGGCTCGCTGTCCCAGCCCATCCTCAGGCTCATCCAAGCCGTGTCTGGATCCCAGTACTGCGCCCAG ATCGTGATCCTGTGGAGCTGCGAGAAGCCACCGCCCCCGAGCGGGAAATGGCCCCAGAGCAGCGTGCCCCTGACCatcatccagggcaggaggaag CTCAGCGACCGCTTCTTCCCGTTCGGGGCCATCCAGACGGACGCGGTGCTGAGCCTGGACGAGGACACCACCCTCTCCACCAGCGAG AGCCACTTCTGGGACGCCGAGCGGGGCCGCTGGGGCTACACCTCCAAATGGACCAACGAGCTCTCCATGGTGCTCACCGCCGCCGCCTTCTACCACCG GTACTACCACAGCCTCTTCACCGAGTACCTGCCCGCGGGGCTGCGGGAGCTGGTGGACGGGCTGGCGGCCTGCGAGGACATCCTGATGAACGTGCTGGTGGCCGCTGTCACCAAGCTGCCGCCCATCAAGGTGACGCAGCGCAAGCAGCACAAGGAGGGGGTGGCCCGGCAGGCGGAGTGCGGCGAGGGGGCTGCGGGGACCCCCTCGGGCCCGCACCCCGCTCCTGCCGGGCCGGGGGGCACCACGGCCGGCGGCCGGCGCCTCTCCCAGCGCCAGGACTGCCTGGACCAGCTGGCGAACTGGTTTGGCTACATGCCCCTGGTGTCCTCCCGGCTGCGCCTCGACCCCGTCCTCTTCAAGGACCAGGTCTCGGTGCTGCGCAAGAAGTACCCGAGCCTGGAGAAGCCGTGA
- the EXTL1 gene encoding exostosin-like 1 isoform X3 — MQTRKKYIFLTFLASWLLLFFFGGDQLRRFAFFSARKAEARRSWPRWTDQSLLKSFAEPEELQRDGDPPLLSPRERRAAWLSIYRSSRCRMETCFDLSRCERNGFKVFTYPQERGQPISETYSKILSSIERSRYHTARPEEACLFILGIDTLDRDRLSGHYVRDVEEKIHSSPLWNGGRNHLIFNLYSGTWPSYGGELGFDPGHAILARASSDSRSFRPGFDVSIPLFPREHPQRGGHGGRLRRGSVPPKKKFLLVFKGKRYLTGIGSSTRNALHHIHNGKDIISLTTCKHGKDWEKHKDTRCDKDNVDYERFDYQELLHNSTFCIVPRGRRLGSFRFLEALQAACIPVLLSDGWELPFAEAIDWGKAAVVGSERLLLQIPSAVRCIHPERVLAFQQQTQFLWDAYFSSVDKIVHTTLEIIKDRLNPHRSRSRLLWNALPGGLLVLPEFSTHLGDFPFYYLHHGYSPSRKFTAFIRAVSQAGSLSQPILRLIQAVSGSQYCAQIVILWSCEKPPPPSGKWPQSSVPLTIIQGRRKLSDRFFPFGAIQTDAVLSLDEDTTLSTSEVDFAFSVWLSFPERIVGFPTQSHFWDAERGRWGYTSKWTNELSMVLTAAAFYHRYYHSLFTEYLPAGLRELVDGLAACEDILMNVLVAAVTKLPPIKVTQRKQHKEGVARQAECGEGAAGTPSGPHPAPAGPGGTTAGGRRLSQRQDCLDQLANWFGYMPLVSSRLRLDPVLFKDQVSVLRKKYPSLEKP, encoded by the exons ATGCAGACCAGgaagaaatacattttcctgACTTTCCTGGCCTCTTGgctcctgcttttcttcttcgGAGGGGACCAGCTGCGCCGTTTCGCTTTCTTTTCTGCGAGGAAAGCAGAAGCCCGGAGGAGCTGGCCCCGCTGGACGGATCAGTCCCTCCTCAAAAGCTTTGCAGAGCccgaggagctgcagagggatggggaccctcccctgctgtccccccgGGAGCGGCGGGCGGCGTGGCTGAGCATCTACAGGAGCAGCAGGTGCCGGATGGAAACCTGCTTCGACCTCTCCAGGTGCGAGAGGAACGGCTTCAAAGTGTTCACCTACCCCCAGGAGCGGGGCCAGCCCATCTCAGAGACCtacagcaaaatcctcagctccATCGAGCGCTCGCGGTACCACACGGCCCGGCCCGAGGAAGCCTGCCTCTTCATCCTCGGCATCGACACGCTGGACCGCGACCGCCTCTCGGGCCACTACGTCCGCGACGTGGAGGAGAAAATCCACAGCTCCCCGCTCTGGAACGGCGGCCGCAACCACCTCATCTTCAACCTCTACTCGGGCACCTGGCCCAGCTACGGCGGCGAGCTGGGCTTCGACCCCGGGCACGCCATCCTGGCCAGAGCCAGCTCCGACAGCCGCAGCTTCCGGCCCGGCTTCGACGTCTCCATCCCGCTGTTCCCCCGGGAGCACCCCCAGCGCGGCGGCCACGGGGGGAGGCTGCGGAGGGGCTCGGTGCCCCCCAagaagaaattcctgctggtgttCAAGGGGAAGCGGTACCTGACGGGCATCGGCTCCAGCACGCGGAACGCGCTGCACCACATCCACAACGGGAAGGACATCATCTCCCTGACCACCTGCAAGCACGGCAAGGACTGGGAGAAGCACAAGGACACGCGCTGTGACAAGGACAACGTGGACTACGAGAG GTTTGActaccaggagctgctgcacaaCTCCACCTTCTGCATCGTGCCCCGGGGCAGGCGCCTGGGCTCCTTCCGCTTCCTCGAGGCTCTGCAG GCTGCCTGCATCCCGGTGCTGCTGAGTgatggctgggagctgccctttGCCGAGGCCATCGACTGGGGCAAGGCTGCTGTCGTGGGCAGCGagaggctcctgctgcag ATCCCCTCTGCCGTGCGCTGCATCCACCCCGAGCGCGTGCTGGCCTTCCAGCAGCAGACCCAGTTCCTGTGGGATGCCTACTTCTCCTCCGTGGACAAGATCGTGCACACCACGCTGGAG ATCATCAAGGACCGCCTGAATCCGCACCGCTCCCGCTCCCGCCtgctctggaacgcgctgcccggggggctcctggtgctgcccgAATTCTCCACCCACCTCGGGGATTTTCCCTTCTACTACCTGCACCACG GCTACAGCCCCTCCAGGAAGTTCACGGCGTTCATCCGGGCGGTCTCGCAGGCAGGCTCGCTGTCCCAGCCCATCCTCAGGCTCATCCAAGCCGTGTCTGGATCCCAGTACTGCGCCCAG ATCGTGATCCTGTGGAGCTGCGAGAAGCCACCGCCCCCGAGCGGGAAATGGCCCCAGAGCAGCGTGCCCCTGACCatcatccagggcaggaggaag CTCAGCGACCGCTTCTTCCCGTTCGGGGCCATCCAGACGGACGCGGTGCTGAGCCTGGACGAGGACACCACCCTCTCCACCAGCGAG GTGGATTTTGCCTTCTCGGTGTGGCTCAGCTTCCCCGAGCGCATCGTGGGCTTCCCCACGCAGAGCCACTTCTGGGACGCCGAGCGGGGCCGCTGGGGCTACACCTCCAAATGGACCAACGAGCTCTCCATGGTGCTCACCGCCGCCGCCTTCTACCACCG GTACTACCACAGCCTCTTCACCGAGTACCTGCCCGCGGGGCTGCGGGAGCTGGTGGACGGGCTGGCGGCCTGCGAGGACATCCTGATGAACGTGCTGGTGGCCGCTGTCACCAAGCTGCCGCCCATCAAGGTGACGCAGCGCAAGCAGCACAAGGAGGGGGTGGCCCGGCAGGCGGAGTGCGGCGAGGGGGCTGCGGGGACCCCCTCGGGCCCGCACCCCGCTCCTGCCGGGCCGGGGGGCACCACGGCCGGCGGCCGGCGCCTCTCCCAGCGCCAGGACTGCCTGGACCAGCTGGCGAACTGGTTTGGCTACATGCCCCTGGTGTCCTCCCGGCTGCGCCTCGACCCCGTCCTCTTCAAGGACCAGGTCTCGGTGCTGCGCAAGAAGTACCCGAGCCTGGAGAAGCCGTGA